TCCCTGGCAGTTGGGATTCCCTGGCTATCAGGTTTCTCCTCCAGGCCTTGAACATGACTATCAACAGCATGCTACATTTAAGCCTTCGCAAGATTCTTTGACTTCAGTACTGTATGTTCCTATAGGTGTGGGGTGATGCTTATTGTCTGTTGCAGATGGCAGCATGTGTTGTACAATGTCTGGTTACTTTAGGCAAGGAGAAGTCCCTCCACCTCCATCCTGGCCTGTTAGCATGTCTGCCACTTCAGAAGGCCAAGCTGTCAGGTTTCCCTACAACATCCCATTTGGCAATTCCAGGCTGCTTTTGTAAATAGATCACAAGACTGCACTTAGAGCATTTTCCTCTCTGTAGTTCCAGTAGTAACTGAGCAATCTCTCAGGCAAGTTAATTTGAAGGCCCTGACCACTGTTGTATCCTCTTGAATATTGGCAGGTATTACAGGCCAGCTACCCACAGGTGGAGATAGTCTGGCTCATGACTAGAGCTTGGAACGCAGGAATATACCAGTACAGCACTGGCAGATACCAGGAAGCGGAACAGTGGTGTGGCCTAGGAATGCGCTTCCTGGGGCATCTGGGGACCCTGAGGAGTAGCTATGAGAGCCAGGTACAGCAGCATGAATGCAAAAAGGTTTAAAAATGTTTCAGCACACTAAGCAGAGTGATCTGTAATCCAGGGGCAACCACATTGTAACATGCACTGAGGCACTGGAAGCAGTAAGTCTTTGAAAGCAAGCACATGTCTGAACAAACTGGTTTGCTTGCATTAGGCAGGGACAAGCCTTTATGTGAATGGAGCACCCATGTCAGTCAACAGGCATCAGTGGTCTATAAGGGAGGGGTGATTTAAAGGTGGGGCTAGAACCTAGGAAGGTCTTGGGCAAGGGATTCTAGGCTATCAACACAATCAGCTGATTATCTGCAGTAATTCTGGGGTTGAGGCAACTGCATTTGCCCGAGTTCTGAAAAGTGTGATACTATATGTACTTCTGCCCATTCTGCTTAGAAATGTTCTGTATTGGTGTGATTTAGCATGAGACAGAAAACATGTAAGAAGGGTGTTAGCTGCACTATTCTTTCCCCTAAAGTTATCCTAGAAAGCAGGAGATAAACATGGTATGGGTCAGCTTCTCTTCAGGGCCACAGAAAGCATGACACTGATTTTTCAAATGACTGTTGGTAACTTTTGCTTACAGATGACTGGCGTTTACAGTGAGGTACTGGACAAGCTAGACAGCACAAAGAGATTACTTCCAAAGGAGGAGTGACACCAGCAGTTTCAGCCATCTTGCTAGGTCAGAGTTCTGCAGGCATTAacacaggaggaaaaaaaggcaGTGCACAAGCACCCTCCCATGTTGGTCACTGCAGGCAGCATGGAATACACAactggtgctgctcctgagaaagGGGGTGTTGTATCATGGAAGAAAATACAATCCCACACTTTGACTAAGAGCAGACTTGTTTTGCAGAATGCTGCTTTGGAAAAGTTGTAATGTGAATACTAAAGCAGTCCAGGCCTGCATTACAGCCTCTGGGCACCACACTTGTCTCTCCATATAAATATTTATTGGCTTGTTTAACTTTGTCCACTTCTGTACAAGAATGCAATTTCTCAGAGTCAACCGCTCAAACAAGCTGGTGACTCGGGGAAAATAAGTATGCAAGGTGTTTTCACTCGCATCATATGTCACCTTTTTAACCACAAGGTCAACCTTCTCCTGCTAATGCAGCAGCTATCAGTGTGTTCTTTAAATGGGTGCCATCTGTCATAAGTTCTTCTGCCTTCAGCAGCTGGCTTAGGGCGCATGCTATAAGATTCTGAAAAAGAATGAACTAACTGAGCAGCTAATCAGCCATTTGTTGCAAACGCTTCATCAGTTGGCAAACTGCTTAACTGTAGTGGGTTTTACCCTTCCAGAGAATTTTCAACCCAGGACAGGTTATGAAGCATTTATGTAAAGACCACTTGGTAAATAGTTGTATTTGCCACCTAATTCAGCAAAACCAAACATTGTCACAATATTTAATGTTATTTCAACATGACAATTGTACAATCCATGTGCTATCCAGAAACAAGACAGATGTTTCAGAGGCTGCCTACCACGAATGCCTACTCCAAACCTGCTTCCGAGTGAGAATAGCCAGCACTTCCTAAGAGAAGGTAATGGATTACAGAAGTTTCCCACTGTTAAACCCAGGTGTCCTGTATTCTTGAACCTATCTTTTAATTACcacactgcccccctccccaattagtgTACTAGCCACCTCTTTCTCCTTGTAACCCAACCACAGCTTCACCTAACAAGAAACCTCTGCAGACAAGAATTCATTGCAACATTctgtttattaaaaatatatgtCTCCTTGGAAGAAACACTGGTAAACCAACTAGTGTCATGGTTGATACTTTCAGCTATGCCATGGAGTACATAGGCTTTTCCTCCATGTGCCTAGAAGACAAGGTGACAGGCTATTAGAAAAGAAAAGGAGTTGAAACCTGGAGACTGGCCATCTCAGAAGCTGCTTCTATTGCGCGTCGGCCAACTCTTATGAGCGTGCCTTGCAGCACCAGCGGAGCAGAGAAGTAGGTGGCAGCCCCTCATCCAAATCCCCTCCACCAGAGGCACATATATGAAAGCAGCTTCCTTGTCTTTGTCCTTCGTAGTCCTGTCGGCAAGCAGCAGCTCCAGTCCTAAATTCCATGTGAAGCTTCTTGGAACACCAACTGATGTGGAAACAGCTTCTCGCTTACCAGAATTAATCTCCGCAAGACGACAGTTTTCACTCATTATTTAACAATGAGGCCCGTGCACAAATCACACTGAATGAATGATACAGCTACCTACCAGCTACGGAGCAGGCAGCATCACCTGCTACAATCAGGTCTGGTCCTAGTGACTGGATTAGGACCAGGAACACTTGGGTCTCTTCCCATAGCAGCCCCTGTGCTCACTCCATGGAAACCAGATGTACAATTGCCAGCTTCAAGCTTGAGACGGGGGTGAGACCACGAAAGCAAAGACGATCTCCCCCTGAGGCTTGAAAATCCAAAACAGTTTCTGATCTGACTGATTCAAAGCAGTGTATCAAATAAGACTCTTGCAACTCTGCAGTTTACATATTGATAATTACACAGATGAGCACATATCAAGGCTTCCCAGAAGCAGCTGCCTCAGTCCATGGAAGACTAACAGTCTGTGCCTCACACCAGGGTGCCTTCTGAATTCCACCTGTCCTTTCCTGTCTTGAAAAACTGCAAGCAGAGGGTGGAAAAGGGAGACAGTCTTTGCTGTGCACATTTTGCACAAGAGCAAAAACAGGAAGATCAGCCTGATATGCTTGTTGAGAAGGACATCAAGTGATGCAACCAGAATTTGCCACAATTCTGCtagtaagacccccccccccaaaaaaaagtctgttCTCAATTCCATTGGGATATTGTGTCCTAAAACGCAGCTTCTCCTCCCATTGTCTGCTACTTCCAGCTTCTAACTGCATGGAACTCCCGTGTTCTTCCACCAGACAGAACAAGTCAGTGGGATGGAGTTTCGTCTTTCTACAGGGAAATGACCCCACTGCAACACAGAACAGCCGATGCACTCATTCCACATGTCTGTAGGTTGGATCTGGAGTCTATTTACAATGGCACAATCTTAAAAAATAAGttaaaaaactggattttatACCCGTTCGGTTCATTATTAAAATCAAAAGCCTGGAATAATGAAAAAGCCAACACACCAACACAAACTTGATTTTGGTTTAAcaccagcttaaaaaaaacaaaaagcctctcATGCAAACACATCAGATGACATAAAACAATGTGCAATCAATATGTAGCATAATCCATTTGCTTTCTCGTAGCCAGATCAGCTGCTGTATTCACCTGGGGCTCTGGGCCTCTGCTTGCTCCAGTCACAGCACTAGTTCTCTGTTCCTCCCAAATGCAGCCTTCTCCAGACGGCTTTGGAAAACAAATGAGCAGCACGCAATACGTACCTGGTACCGTTATGTTTGCTCTTTCCCACAATGGGTCTCCACGCCCAATGGCTGCAACGCAGCAGCAGTACAATTCTTGCATTAACACAGTACCACGTAAGCACCCCCTCATATTTGAGTccaaatataatatatatatatgtgtatatatatatattatataactACATATACAGATAAATATATGCATTCTGTTGCCTCTCCTTCAGTCACAGTGCTGGGTGATTACGATGCTCTTCGGAAAGCTGCCCCCATATGCCACATTCCTCAGTATGTCTAACGGGCAGTCACTGTCCAAGTCAGTTGCTTTGGCAGCTCTTTAGGCTAGTCCTCAGCTGCCACCTCCCATCTTGCTTCTTGATTTTACTGATCataatttaaaaggaaaataaaaaccaCACAACTCTCGAATAGGGTTTGTCTCCGTTTCTAAGGAAACAGCAGGAAGGTCCATGCAGGAATGGCAGGGGCAGTCACTTGATGAATGAGATTGGTCCATcccaagaaaaaagaaaacaggactAGAAAACTGAATTCTCAACGATCTAAAAAAGGGAGAGGAACAGTATTCACACTCCCCTGCTTGGGGCagagggcttgggggaggggtctcTGATCTTCTCACAAGGAAGTGGACTAGAGGGTGGGACTTCACAGTTTCTCAGGGGATGGGACCCAGATATAATGCCCAGATTGGTCCTCTATTATCTGTTTGATTTTGCTGTAAATCTCCTCCAGAGAGTCTCCTTGTACAATGGCTGAAAGAAGCAAAATGATAAAAAATAGTAATTCTGTCCTAGGTTGGAACAGGGAGCAAGCCACACGCTCTTTCGGTTCCAGGCAGTAAACAATAGCCCCTGCTCTCCCCAACTAAAATACCAATTTAATTGTGACACCAAGTAATAAATCACTCCAAAGTGAGTAAAGCTTCCTTATGCAGGGGATGCCTTGGGCTTCAGATGGCACACAAACTTAAGCTTTCTTTATCAGACTTGTTCAGATTTGGAAGACAGCCAGGCTGTTTAGAAGCTGCTAGCACTGACCCAAGTAGCACAGCCTTGTGCTACTTTTCCATCCCAGGAGAGTCTATCATCCCATGCTTCTCCCCACTTTGAAGTGTAGGATGTTCCACTCCTTGGGCTTCCTTAAGCACCACTAGCTCCTTCCTCAGTGAGTGCCATAGCCTCTGGCTAAACTCTTCAGTGCTCGCACACGGGTAATTCTGCCTCATTCTTCCAATAATCCAACATGCCACATGCAAGTGATAGCcgtcagcctccccccacccttttcaagGCACCCTTAACACTTCAGTATGTAAGGTACAAGCAAGTGGAAGTCACTAATACCAGTCAGTTCTCACCTGTAAAATACTCTCCAAACTCCTGCTCCAATTTCATGGCTTTGTCAAAGACCTTATTGGCTTGCTCATACGTCTGCCTCCGGTTCATCTCCCTGCCAGCAGAGATGAGAAGAACCTCAGTACAAATACACGCAATCTGAAACAGGCCCAAGCACATTTGAGGGTACAACCTATAAGGTGACATTGGAGTGTACCTAGAGCTCCATCAGCAACTCCTGTGCAGGCAGCTCAATAAAAACAGCACCGAGAAGCTTACACTCTGCACTCACCCCCCTCATTCAAATCCCAAAACAGGAGGGAGATCATCACCAAGGAACCCACCACCAGCTCATTTTCTGACGCTTAACAAGAGCTGTCAAACAGCCTCATCACCAACGCTAGCTGACATGATCAGGCTATTTGAAGTTGGGAATCATTACTTCCTCCACCTCCCAGCCGAGCAGCTCATGTACACATATCTACTAGATAGGAGCATGCTACTTAAAATGAGACACTGATCTATAAGAGGCTTCCTGCTGCcagaagaagttgtttttttctctaccttaaggagtctcacagaAACTTAACAGTCGGctactcttcctctccccacaacaggcaccttttgaggtaggtagggctgagagagttctgagagaactgtgactagcccaaggtcacccaccaggctacatgtggaggagtggggaatcaaacccggttctctgaattagagtctgccactcttaaccactacaccaggcatgCAACATCCCCTTATTCCTAAAATGGGAAAGGACAGTCCAGAATGCAGGTACTCCCCGTTTTCCATAACTCCCTATGGTTGTCTGTTCATCTTTCCTTGACCCCACCCCTTTCTCTCAGGCAGAAGTTTCTGGGATAACCAGATTTGTAGCCTCTGGGTTACTCACATAAGCGCTTCAATGGATTTTGGCTTGATGAAAATGGCAATTGGGAACAGTTGTGCTTGCTGCAACCTCTTGATAGCATTGCCAGACACATCAAGAATGCAGTGTTTCCCCTAGAGTGGAACAAGATACCTTTTACCACTGAACCTTTGCATAGAACTTGCCACATATAGAATACTTTAGTGTTTATTTCCCCAATAATCCCAGGAACATCTCAACAATTTCCATTCCGCAAGAGGGATCAGTGTCTGACTCTTCAGTTACCTCAATGGTAGGCAAAGGTTTAACACAAGCCTTTTAAGATCAAAGATCAGAACATGTCTGCCCAAACCTCCTAAAGTCAAGGAACTGTCCCATGTCCCTGAAGCTGCTTGACCATTTCTAAACCATGGAGCAGACGCTTCAGCCTTTGACAACATCCCAAGAATTAACTATAGCATGTAGCTCCTAAACAACTTCAGCTGGTGTGCCAGCAGTGTCCCTTCTTGGAAAAGCAGAATCTGGCCATAGTTGGTCAAGCTCTAATCACATCCAGGTACACTGGATTATTGCAATGTATTCTACATGgggatgcctttgaagactgACCAGAAACTTTTAACAGGTTCAGAATACAGCAGCTAGATTAGCAGTTGGCAGTACCAGGAGTACCTATCTCACTGGTTGTGAGCGAGCTTCATGGGttaccagtttatttattttttatgttatctttagtcttatatcctgcccttctgtCGGCCACAGCCagtctcagggcagctcacaacagatAAAAACAACACTAAAATATTTAAGAATGCAATTCAAGATCTTGGCTGTCACCTTTAAAGCCAACATCAAGTGGTCTGGGACATGCGTGTTTTAAGGCTTGCCTGCTTCTATATGATCCTGAGTGGTAGTTAACATCACAGGCCCTGCTCTGTGTACCCTACTTCCAAAAGCAAGGTCAATGACTATCAAACACAGAGCCGTTTCTGAAAAACTGTCTCAGTTATAGAATACCATCCCTAGATCTTTTTGCTCTGCTGGGTTTTATGTGCCATGTAAATATTCTTATTTTTCTAAACTTTTAATTGTTGCTGCTGtcacttactttttaaaaaaattctcacagCCACATATTTCTGTTTTAATACTTGGTGCTGCTAGTTTTATGAAACCAGTTTGAGATTTTAAAGTTGCTGAAAGAATCATTTGATTATGAGAtcaggatacaaatgttttagataaatagCCCCTTCTCCATCCTCAACAATCTGAGTTAAGGTTCTGAATGCCTTCTAGTGCCCCAAGCTCACAAGAACTGGGTTGAGAACTGCCAGCTTGTGGAAGACCCATAGGAGACCTAGGACACAAGCAGAAAGGACTATGGTAGGAGTCCCAAGCAGGCTGCCCCCTTGGTTGCAATGCTGGGGTTACATCTAGGATGCCAGATGCAGTTACTCACCCTCTCTGCTACTGCCCGCACAGACTGAATACTGGTCCCATAGAGATTGTCATTGAACTGCCCCGCCTCAATGAACTTGCTGTCTTGAATGTCCTTCTCCATCTGCTCCCGGGATGCCACAAAGTGGTAATCCTGACCATCCACCTCATTCTCGCGCCGGGGCCTGGTAGTGTCTGGAAGGGAACGTGTCAGCCCAGCAATTAATTAGTTCTGTCTGCTGGTCACAtatcttctttcccctcctcctcccccccccacccttatgGATCAAAAGCCTCCTAATTTTTCCACCAATCAATAGGTATCGCTGACCTTGGCAGTCTAACCTGGGATTCAGAATAAACTGCAGAAATCTAGTCAGCTGAGACACCATCCTCATACAATCTTCAATGCTGCCTTGTACCTCATCTAAAGAGTTGAAGGCCTACGTCCAACTGTTCAGCctagtccccaaaccccgcaatGAATCTAGGTTGGCAAGGGGGGCAGGACTTACGTGGCACACATGAGCCAAATTTGTGAGGGAACTCTGAGATAAGGTCATCGTTGACTCGATCCTTCATGGGTCCCAGAATGATCACGGGCCTTGCGTAGTGAACTGAAAAGAGAGCCACAAAACTGATAACAGTGCCCTGGTTTGCACATGACTCCGCCTGTAGCTACCTCTCCACATCCAcgcagggagaagcagaggtatTCCAGAGTTGAAACTGAGAGCTACCCACTGCAGCACAGCAAAACCCTCACTTCCCAACTTACTTTCTTGCCGTGTCACAGGTTCATACGACAGAATTGTGTCCTCTTGTCCTTCTGAAAGAGTTGGAGGGAAGAAAGGGTCAGCCATCTAGCAGTTATCCCTGAAGCATCCTTTTCCCCACTGTCGTAACAGTAAAGTAGGGTTCCCCATCAGGCACTTCTCCAGGCACCCAACCATACATTTCAGGACAGTAGGTGGGGTCACTGTGCAGGCAAAACCAGTGACTGGCTGCCTTCACAGAAATAAAGGGTCTTTTAACCTGGACCCTTCCCACGGCTCACTTTGCCCAAACTTAGGGAGGGAGCAGCAGCTGAGTGAGAAGCCAGCTTCCTAGGGATGCTGTTCTCCCAGGCACTGAGGGCAAGCTACAGACACTCATCCCAAGCCAGAAGAAAAGGGGCACGAAGGCTCAAGCATGCCCTATATCAAGGGGGaagagggtttgtttgttttcacagCCAGGATAAGTTCCCCCAGTTATCAGAATGGATTCATAGCAACAATAGTTTCCTCTAGTGTATATGAGATGTTCACATAGACTAAAGCCCAAGGTGACCTGCTTAGTCTTCTGACTGTGACactacttgaagaagaagaagaggtggtttttatatgccgactttctctaccacttaagggagaatcaaaccggcttacaatcaccttcccttccccacaacagacaccctatgaggtaggtggggctgagagcgctctaagagagctttgactagcccaaggtcacccagctggcttcatgtgtaggagtggcgaaaccaactcggttcaccagattagtgtccgctgctcatgtgtaggagtggggaattatacccggttctctagattaaagtccacctctccaagccaccgctgttaaccactacaccacactggcttgagaATGCAGAGACTACTGGGAACACCACTGCTTGGTGAAAGTGATCTATCTTAGTCAACTCCTCATAGTTGAGGCTTTAAGCTATGCTCCGCCACAAACAGTGAAGAGGAACTTTCAACTCCACAGCTTGTACCTGGAGACCCAGGGCACAGCACCCACTAGTTCTAATTGACAGACCCTAAATAACCTGGCCTTCAAACAAACACCTTTGGGAGTAGAGGCAATCACAGGAACCCAGGTGTTTGGACACAAAGGCTGGGGCAAGGGGGACACTTACTGGAACTGCTTTCACTGTCACTGGTGTTCGACGTCACTCCCTCTGCAACCAAGAAAGAGACTGCAATTCAATACACAGAGATGAAAACAGGGCAGTAAAGTCACCAAATGCCGATGACTACAAGAACCGTGGGGGAGATAAATGCCACACAAAGGCAAGCGGGACAGACAGCTCATACATGAGCTAAGTCCCCACGGCACAGCAGACAGGGTTCCCTCAAGGAATGCACCCAGCAGCTCAGATAGAGCTAAGCACTTCTCTCTCCTCTATGCCAAGAGACATTAACAGAAGGTAAACCTGGCAATATGCACAGATAAGCCTGGTGGTTTTCCGTATCTGGCGCTGAGCTCTTGTCTGGGCAACACgtactcccccctccctcagtagCTCATGTCCAAGAAGTACATAACCAGATGACCCCAGGCACAAGCAGGGATGACACACAGACAATACAAGCCCTGTTCCTAGCCTGGTTTTTTTTGTCAGACCCTAATGTACCATCCTGCCACTGGGAACTACAaagtggggaggaggaaaagaggaaagggagggaggagctgGCAGAACATGCAGGTGAAGTCAAGACAAACTACAGGGCTGCCTAAGGTGCCATAGCTTGGGGTATTCCCATGTCTACAGTATAGGAGAAAAGGGGCTCATAGATAATGTCAACAGGAAAAGGAATTGCCCAGTTAGGACCTCCTCCCTCCCTAACTTCCTGAAAATGGACCCTTATCTAAAGTAATGCCAGAGATCTGAGCCTTTCTGCCACATGCCCCACTACAATCTCTCTATTGGTGATGCATTCACAAAGCCTACAGCCATGTAGCTAACAGAAGGTTGGGTTCCCCCACCCTGCAGCAGGCAGCCTAACTCTATGGAGGTCAAAGTAGCCATGGTACAGCTGGGCTCAGACAACATGTGGTTGCTTCAAGCACACCACTAGCTTCCCAGTCACACACATGCTATCAATGGAAAGTGTACATGTGCAGTGAAATTCCACTTACTCAGGTTCTTTGCGCCATAATAATCGTCACTTAACCCAGGGAAGTCCTGATTCATAGCCAGccagaagggggaagggagaaaggagagaaaagagagagagagagagagagagagagaaagagagagagagagaaaggaaagagtaGGGAGGAGAGACAGAGCCAGGAGAGCATTAATGACAGGAGTGCAGAATGGCTGAGAGCTGCAATAGCAAGTGAAGTTAAAGCTCCTGGCCAACCCTTCTAAAGCCCTCTATGTCCCAAACCTTCTCAATAGGACTCTTGGCAACTGCCCTGCTCAGAGTCCCAGGTTCACCCATCTCCCAAAGCCCAACAACCTGATATTCCTTATTCCCCAACACACTCCAGCTCTGGAACATCTGTGGGCACGTCTGAGACCTTCCTACTGCTCAAATGATCCAGTACCTGGCTCAGGCAAATACCTGTTCCAGCACAGTCCTAAATACATCCAATTACAAGAGCTTCCACTGCCTGAAGCAAGGACCTTGTGCCTTGCAACCACCAGAATGTCCATATCAGGTGTCACCAAACCAAGTCCCTTGCTCTCCTGAAATCAAACGACCTGACTCGTCAGGTAGCAATTGGCAACGAGACACACTGACCACAGTATCATGCAACAAAACCCACAAATAACACTGGCAAATAGAAGCCCTAGTCTTCCCCTCTCCAGCAGGTCCATTCTGCTGCAGACTGCATGTTTCTGTTGTGACTCCATAGCACACTTTACTTTTAAGACATCCCACCTTTTGTTCCAACAAGTAAAGCAATGGCAAGCAAGCCTTGTACATGGGCTGCTGTTCCTGTGACTCCTCTCTGCACCCAGGCCCTTGGTTGCTTTTTGCCGCACACAGCCAATGATGGAGTTTAGGAGTCACACCATCTGCAGAAGCTTGTTGTCTTAGCAGCACGAAGATAGTAGAAGTGAGTAACCAACATGAATTATGCATGTGTGCAAATATTTGG
This window of the Euleptes europaea isolate rEulEur1 chromosome 13, rEulEur1.hap1, whole genome shotgun sequence genome carries:
- the DLG3 gene encoding disks large homolog 3 isoform X4, translated to MMNSSMSSGSGSLRTSEKRSLYVRALFDYDRTRDSCLPSQGLSFSYGDILHVINASDDEWWQARLVTPHGESEQIGVIPSKKRVEKKERARLKTVKFHARTGMIESNRSIKTKRKKSFRLSRKFPFYKSKENMAQESSGQEQGVTSNTSDSESSSKGQEDTILSYEPVTRQEIHYARPVIILGPMKDRVNDDLISEFPHKFGSCVPHTTRPRRENEVDGQDYHFVASREQMEKDIQDSKFIEAGQFNDNLYGTSIQSVRAVAERGKHCILDVSGNAIKRLQQAQLFPIAIFIKPKSIEALMEMNRRQTYEQANKVFDKAMKLEQEFGEYFTAIVQGDSLEEIYSKIKQIIEDQSGHYIWVPSPEKL